CGGGCCCACAAGAAACACCTGTACGCCAAGCTGAGCATCAACAGCCAGGCCGAGCTGTTCGCCCGCTTCTGGCAGGACAGGGTCTAGCGGGAACCGTCGCTCGGTGCTGCTGTTCAACCCACCAACGGGTGCTGGAGACCATCCACCCACAGCTGACTGGGCCGTACACTGCCCCGGCGCAGGCCGCCGACATCGATCAGTGTCTTGCGTGTCCAGTCGGCGACCGTGTCGCTGTGCTCCGGGGCTACCTGGTCTACAGCATGAACAGCGAAATCGCAGGTACGTAGGTAACCAGCAACAGGCCGAGTAGCGATACGATCAGGAACGGCAGCACACCGAGGGCAATTCTGCCGAGTGGCAGTTGCGTGATATTTGCTGCCACGAACAGATTGATGCCCACCGGTGGCGTGATCAGGCCGATCGACAGGGCCGTCATCAGCGCAACCCCGAACCAGGTGAGATCCAGTCCCAGGCCGGTGACAACCGGCAGAAAGATCGGCAGCGTGATGAACATGATGGTAATCGCATCCATGAACATGCCGGCCAGCAGTAGAATCAGCATGATCACCAGAATGATGACCCAACTGCTGTCGCTTATGCTCAGCAGCACATCGGAGTAACTGCTGACGAGGCCATCCACCACCACGACCCAGCCGAACAGGCTGGCGAAAGCGACCACCAGCATGACCACTGCCGATGCGCTGGCTGACTCGACCACACAGCGGAACAGTGACGTGAGCGTCAGCGTTCGATACACAAGAAAGCCGACCCCCATGGCATAGACGGTGGCGACAATGGCGGCCTCCGTTGGCGTGAACAGCCCGCCATAGATACCGCCCAGAATCACAACGGGCGTCAGCAGTCCCCAGAAGGCCTCCTTGAAGGCATGCTGCAGGCGTTGAACGTAGGGCCGCGAGTAGTCAATGCCGGCGATTGTCTCGAAGCTTGTTTCATCTGCATTGACGGCATTGCTGTCCTTGTCGCTTTGCGGGAAGAACCTGGCGAAAGGCAATGCGCACAGCATGAAGCAGCCAAGAATCAGGCCCGGGACAATCGCCGCAAGAAACAGGTCGGAAATCGATGTTTCAGCAAGGATGCCGTAGATCACCAGGCCGATGGAGGGTGGAATAATCAGCGATAGCGCCGCCCCGGTACAGACCAGGCCCGCAGCAAAGGGGCGCGGATAGCCATCGGCCACCATGCCGCGAATGATAAGTGGACCGATGGCTGCGACCGAAGCCGGACCGGAGCCGCTGACTGCTCCCCAGAATAGGCACACCACTGTCCCCACGAGTCCCATACCACCGGGCAGTGCGCCAACCAGAGTGCGAAAGAAGTGGATCATCTTGCTGGCGATACCCGTGATGCCCATGATATTGCCGGCCAGAATGAAGAACGGAATCGCCAACAGTGAATACTTGGCAATGCCCGATACAATCAGGTCTCCGGCAAGGTCGAGGCCGAAGCCCATCTGGTACATGGCTGCCATCGCCGAGAGTGCCAGGCTGAATGCGACCGGCACTCGCAGGAGCACCAGCCCAAAGAAGATCAGGATCATCAGGGTACCGGAGGAGAGGTCGATCATGATGGCTCTCCGGATTGGCGCAGTT
This Halomonas huangheensis DNA region includes the following protein-coding sequences:
- a CDS encoding TRAP transporter large permease; its protein translation is MIDLSSGTLMILIFFGLVLLRVPVAFSLALSAMAAMYQMGFGLDLAGDLIVSGIAKYSLLAIPFFILAGNIMGITGIASKMIHFFRTLVGALPGGMGLVGTVVCLFWGAVSGSGPASVAAIGPLIIRGMVADGYPRPFAAGLVCTGAALSLIIPPSIGLVIYGILAETSISDLFLAAIVPGLILGCFMLCALPFARFFPQSDKDSNAVNADETSFETIAGIDYSRPYVQRLQHAFKEAFWGLLTPVVILGGIYGGLFTPTEAAIVATVYAMGVGFLVYRTLTLTSLFRCVVESASASAVVMLVVAFASLFGWVVVVDGLVSSYSDVLLSISDSSWVIILVIMLILLLAGMFMDAITIMFITLPIFLPVVTGLGLDLTWFGVALMTALSIGLITPPVGINLFVAANITQLPLGRIALGVLPFLIVSLLGLLLVTYVPAISLFML